The genomic DNA CAGCGGGCAGCGGGGGAGCAGCAGGCACCGGAGGCACGACAGCGTCAGGTGGCGCAGCCGGCGGCGGCGGCACGACCGCGACGGGTGGAACGACTTCAACCGGCGGCACGACTTCAACCGGCGGCACGACCGCAACGGGCGGCACGACCGCAACGGGCGGCACGACCGCAACGGGTGGCACGACCGCAACTGGCGGCACGACCGCAACTGGCGGCACGACTCAACCGGCGGCACCACCGCAACGGGTGGAACGACTTCAACCGGCGGCACAGGCGGCACCACCTCCAGTCCTTGCCCCGGGAGCCAACCCTCGAACTACAGCGGCTGCAGCGCAACGGGTGCGGTCTGCAAATACTCCAGTGGCGCGAACCAGTGCACGTGCTGGGGCGGCCAGTGGCATTGCAATGCCTGTCCCGGGGGCCAGCCCTCCGAAGGCGGCAGTTGTTCGAGCAGCGGTTCGTCGTGCAACTACGCCGGTAATGCCTGCGGCTGCGCCTGGGCCGGCGTCTCTTCCGGTTACGATTGGCATTGCGTGAGCTGTCCGAGCCCGAAGCCTGCTGACGAAGCCGGCTGCAGCGATGAAAACGCCGTCTGCCCCTACGCGGGTAACTACTGTCGCTGCCGATACCGCGGTTACCCAGTGTTCGGACTGCGTTGGGATTGCCCGTAACGACTGAACCAACGGTTATTTTGGGGTTGAGCGACGCAACCGACCGCTTGTCCGCGGTGACCTTCCACGGCAGTGTCGCGCCGTGACGGAAGACGACACGCTTCTCGGGGCCACTGAAGCTCCGACGCTGGTCAGGCCCACCGTCGACGCGCTGCGGGAGGCTCGCGAGGGTTCGACGGACGTCGACGAAACGGTGCTGGCCGACGAGGAGATGCGCACACGCAAAGGCGCGCTGCGAGCGTTATTCATCGCGCTGGTCATCTACGTCGTCTCGACCACGGCGATTCCGGAAAAGACGACCTTCGGTTGGGTGATCATCGCGGTCTACTGCGCCGCCGCGATTGTCATTGGCACCCTGCTCGCTCTCAGCGGCACGTACGCCTACGGCGTGCGGGTCTCCACGGTGATTGGCGTCACCGTCATATTGCTCGCTCTGGGTTCGTGCCTGTATTTCGGGGTCATTGGCGGACCGATCATCGTCCTGCCGACCGTCGTCTATTACTACGGGCTCGGGGACTCGAAGGCGCGGCGACGCTGGGTTGCCGGAACTGCAATCGGCGGGCATGCCCTGCTCACGCTGCTGGCCGCCGCGGGTGTCGTTCGTCCTACCGGACTGATCCCCGCCGACGCTCTCGCTGGAAGTGTCTACATTCTGGTCTCGGGGTTCTGTATCGCGACGCTGCTCGGGATGACTTACTGGTTGTCGCATCGAAGCCGCGTATCCACGCTGCAAGCCATGTCCGCGCTGGACCGCGCACGGCGCGAGCTACGCCAACGCGACGTGCTCTTGGACGAAGCACGGGAAGATCTGGACCGCGTAGTGGCCGGCGCGCGCGCCGGGCGCCTGACCGGGCGCCGGGTCGACAACCTGCGGGTGCTCAACCTGATCGGCCGCGGCGCCATGGGCGAGGTGTACCGCGCCGCCCGGGTGGACTCCGAAGAGCCCGTCGCGCTCAAGGTACTTCACCCGCACCTCGCCGAATCCGAGGGCCAGGTGACGCGTTTCCTGCGCGAAGCGCAGATCATCGGCGGGCTGAAGTCGCCCTACATCCCGACCCTGTTTGGCTCTGGAACGGACGCGGATGGTTCTCCCTATTTGGTAATGGAGCTGCTGGAGGGTCTGGATCTGGCAGCGGATCTGCGTCTGCGCGCTTCCCTACCGCTCGGCGAAATCGATCAGCTGGTCGAAGAGGCTTGCCTCGCGCTGCACGCCGCTCACGAGGCCTCCGTCGTGCATCGCGACATCAAACCGCAGAACTTGTTTCTGACGGTCAAGCCTCGCGTCAGCTGGAAGGTGCTCGACTTCGGCGTGTCGATGATCATGAGCAACTCCGGCACACTGACCCAGGGTGGCGCCATCGGAACGCCGGCGTACATGGCTCCAGAGCAGGCGCTTGGCTCGAGCGTCGATCGCCGCGCTGACGTGTTTTCCCTTGGCGCCGTCGTTTATCGCGCGCTGACCGGACGCCCGGCGTTCCAGGGGACCTCCGGCCCCGCGACAGTATACGCGGCGCTTCGATACCAGCCCGTGCGACCCGGAGAGCTGGTGCCCGTGGACTCGGACGTGGAATCGGTGCTCGCGCTCGCGCTGGCAAAAAAGGCGGACCTGAGGCTCGCGTCGGCCAAGGAGCTTGCAGTGGCGTGGAGGGCCGCGAGAAAACACGAGCTCAGCGCGGAGCTGCGCCTCCGGGCGGAACGATTGCTGACGGCGCACGCGTGGGGAACCGACTATTCCGTGAAGTGAGTGGCTGGAGCGGGAGTCATGCCGAGGGTCGAACACGAAGAGGTGCGCGCGCGACTCGACGCGGTAATCGAGGCGATGAAGCACGCCGGTGTCTGGGACGTCGAGGAGCCGTCCGGCGCAGCCTACGGCGACATGGGGCCGTTCGGCATGAACACCATGGCCTTCGTCCAGTGGCTGCGTTGGGTCTTCGTGCCGAACGTCGAGGCCTTGATCGAGAAGCAGGGGCCTTGGCCGCGCTCGAGCTCGGTCTCCGTCCAAGCAGCGCGCGAGGGCGACACGGATCCCGCAGTGGACTCGCTGGTGGACGCTCTCTCCCGGTTCGACGATCTGTTCGGCGAGACCGACGCACGTTGACCGCCGAAACCCGGGCATCGATTTGCGCTCAGGGCGGGAGTTGTTTGAGCGGTGGCGTCAGGCGATCCGTGAACCAGCGCGTCAGCCCCGGGAACATTCGCGCCAGCGCGTAGCTCCGCGGGTAGATCACCCGCGCGCGCCGCCTCTCGACCGCAGCCATCACCAGGCGGGCCAGGCTGTCGGAGTTGCCGGTGGGAGTGAGGCTGACGGCGGTGGAAGGTTCGAATGCTGCTCTGCCCGCCGCTTCCATCGCGCTGGTCACCGGTCCGGGGTACACCGTCACGACGTGCACGCCATGGCGTCGTGCTTCTACGCACAACCCCTCCGACGCCCCTGCCAAACCGCCCTTCGCTGCGTTGTAGAAGAACATCCCGGGAGTCGGCGCCAGCGCGGCCATGGAAGCAATGTCCACGATGGTGCCGCGCCGCCGCGGGATCATGCGCCGCAGTGCCTCCTGGGTGAGCCGCAGCGGTGCCAGCAGATCGACCGTCAACACCGCCGCTCCGCGCTCCCAGCTCGTCTCGTGTGCCGGCTCGACGATCTGGACGCCAGCGTTGTTCACCAGCACGTCGCACGGCCCGAGTGCTTGCTCGGCCTCGTCGAACAGCGCGCCGGGTGAGAAGTCTTGCGAGAGATCCGCGACGATCACGTGACTGCGCTCCGGAGCCGTACTTGCCAGCGCCAAGAGCGGGCTCTCGCGGCGGGCCAGGAGCGTGACCGCCGCACCCGCTGCGAGCCATGCTCGGGCCATGGATTCACCGATGCCGCTCGAGGCGCCGGTAAGAAACACGTGAGGTCGATCAGCCATGGGACCGCAGGCTAATGCGGAACCGCTTCGCCGGGGGTCCCGGTCGGCTCGGCAGCTCCAGCGAATGGCAGTATGCTGCTTCAATGCGCTGGTCAGGGATCTTGCTTGCGCCGCTGGCGCTCTCGGCCACCGCGTGCTCGAGCTGGTTCAGGGCGGGGCCTCAGGTGCGAATGGTCGAGCAGCGGGCGGTCGTGGAGGGCAAGGCGACGATCTCCGGCGGCATCGAACAAATCACCTTTCCCCTCACGCTCAGCGCCGGAGCGCACCCGGACAACGGCCAGTCCATCGTCGCGCTCGAGACGGGCGGGGATTACATGCAAGTGGACTCCGACTCGGGGTGGGGATACGTCGCCGGTCCGCGCCTGGGATTTCTGGTCAGTGGCCTGACGGGCTCGTACCTGGGCATGAACGGCGGCCCAGCGTTCGCCTTCGAGTCGGCGCTCTCGGACGACGCCACCACGCTCACCCTGGAGCTGTTCGCGGGCGGAGGGCTGGGTGGCGACGTTCGAGGCGGTTTCATCGGCGGAGCCTCGTTGTGTCTGGGGGCGTATCGCGAAGGGCGATTCACCGTGCCTCACGGTCGCGTGCTGTGGTCGAACGGCTGCGCCTCGTTCGCCGCGGTCGTGACCGGGGACGCCTGGTGCGAGGCACGCGAGGTCGACGGTCGCGGTGCGAGCCCTGAGCGACTTCAGGCGTTGGGTGAACACTGGTTGAAGGCGGGCTTCGATGAGCACGCGTCCGTCGCCGCCTTTGCCCGGCTCACGCTCGAGCTGCTCACACTCGGGGCGCCCCTCGAATTGGTCGAGGCCGCAGGGCGCGCGGCGATGGACGAGATCCAGCACGCCCGCAGCTGTTTTGGGCTCGCGGCCGCGTACCTCGGATACGCCCAGGGCCCCGGGGTCTTACCGTCGGTCGAGCGTTCCGCCCCCGTGTCATTGTCGACGCTGGCGAAGGAGGCGGTACTTGACGGATGTTTCGGCGAAGGCGTCGCCGCCGAGCTCGCAGCGCTGCGGGCCGCGGTGGAGACGGACCCGGTCGTGCACACGGTGTTGCATATGATCGCGGGCGACGAGACGCGGCACGCGGAGCTCGGTTGGGCCACGCTCCGCTGGTGCCTCGAACGAGGCGGTGATGCGGTGAGGCACGCGGCGTTCGAAGCGTTCGCGGAGTGTCAGGAGCTGGTGCTCGCAGCCGAAGACGACGTGTTCGTGAGCGACGCGCGGCGGAACTTGCAGGCCAGACTGGCGCCGCGGCTGAAGGCCTTGCTGGTCGGAGCGCCGGCGCGTTCGCTGGCACGTGCCGCGTGAATCAGCAGCAGGCGGCGGCTCTCACTTCGCCTCGTGTACGACCCATCGGATCTGGGCGGCGCGTGCGTTCAAGCTGAGCTCGGCGAACCCCTGCGCCGGCAGTGGGACAACGCCCACGACGCGGGGGCCTCGAGCCGGTGAAGTGATGAACGCATGCTCGCCGGGTCCGAGAGCGAGCGTGACGGTCTTGGTCCCGAGCCGCAGCTGCCTGCCGGCGATCACGAGCTCGAGCGGGCCCTCGCTCCCGATCTCGAGCTTACCGTCGCGCTCGCTTTCGACGTCGGTTCGCCCCACCCGAGCTCGGTCGACGTTCGCGCGCAACTCTCGTTCGGGGAGCATCAACACGAACCGGTCACTGCCCTCGACCGGGAAGAGCACGGGTTCGCCGAGGCGGATGCGCGCCGCCAGAAGCACTTCCAGCGAGCCGGGCTCACTGCGCCCGCCGAGCACCACGATCGCCGTGACGCCAGCGTCGGTCGGCAGAAACCGCCGGATCCCGTCGCTCTCGACATGGCGAGCGCCCCACAACATAGCGACGGTCGCAGGGGCGTTTCGTGCGTGCAGCCGCTCTCCCAGTGCCAACGCGCAGTGAAGCTCCCGCAGCCGCTCCACGCTGGCGTCGCCGAGAGGGCGGATGCGGGCCTGGAGCAACGACGGCATGTCACACGCGCCCAGCTCGACGTTGCTGGCGCGCAGCGCCGCGCTCGAAGCCGCGAACTCCTCGAGATAGTCATACTTCCACGCGGTGTGGTTGTGATCGCGCTGCGTGGCCAGCAATTCTTCGAGCGCGACGCGGTCACCTCGCCGGTGAAACCTCTCGACGGTCGACGAGTCGCCGCGCTGAACGTCGAAGCTGAGACCACCCCAGTGACCGTCGGCCTGGAACTGCTCGAGCACCGCGTCCGTGGCGCCGAACCCCAGCACCCCCGCGAGCTGTCGGAAAGCGGCGATCTGGACCGGCGCGTCGTGCAGCGTGCCGAAGAGGACGAAGCTCGAGCGGCCCGCCGTGAAGGACTTCCGCGCGCGTTCCCGGAGCATTGCCGAGATGGCGCTCCACCCCGCCCGAAGCTCGTTCTTCCCCGCGGCGCGGGCGAGCGCGAGCTCCACCCGATCCGCTGTCAGCGCGGACTCCGGCACCGGGGCTCTTGTCGTGTGTTTCTCGACGAGCGCCCGAGCGTCGTCGAGCTCGGTCGGCAATGCTGGCCAGGGCTTCGCCCGAGCGTCGCCCGCTGGAGGGCCTGCGTCGGAAGGGCGCTGGGCAGCGCTGCTGGTGGATGCCCCGTCGACACTTTCGATGGCGGCAGGCGCTGGCTCTTTCGAGCAGCCGCCTGCCGCGAGGGTCAAGAGCAGGACTGCGAGAGCTTCACGCATGGGGTCTCGGGTAGGTTAGCGCGGGTCTGAATCTCGATTCCGGGTGACGTGCTCTCGAGCACCGGAACGGGGGGCGCGAACGCGCAAGCTCTGCGGACTTTCGCGCGCGTGAACGCCACGATCTGCCCGGCGCGGGCCAGCCGGAGTGCTAAAGGTTCGGCCGTGACCAGCACGCCCCGCCTCGGTTCAGCGGAACGCCCCGTTCGAGTGGCGGTGGTCGGCGCCGGCCCGGCCGGATTCTTCACCGCGGAGTTCTTGCTTCGCTCCGAGTCTCCCAGTTTCGCCGTGGATGTGTTCGAGCGTCTGCCCACGCCGTTCGGCCTGGTTCGCGCTGGAGTCGCCCCGGATCATCAAAAGATCAAGGCCGTCACCAAGACCTTCGAGCGCACTGCGAAGAACCAGCGCTTTCGTTATTTCGGCAACGTGGAGATCGGCAAGGACCTCTCCGTCGCGGAGCTCCAAGAGCACTACGATCAGATCGTCTTTGCGGTCGGTAGTGCGAGTGACCGGCGTCTGGGCATCCCCGGTGAAGAGCTCGGCGGTTGTCACGCCGCGACGGCGTTCGTTGGCTGGTACAACGCTCACCCGGACTTCCGAGATTTTCCCTTCGATCTTGCTGCCGAAAGGGCGGTGGTCGTTGGCGTCGGAAATGTCGCCCTCGACATCTCTCGGATCCTCCTCAGGAGCCCAGACGAGCTTGCCAAGACGGACATAGCCGATCATGCGCTGACCGCGCTCCGGGCGAGCCGTGTGCGCGAGGTCGTGCTGCTCGCCCGGCGCGGTCCAGCGCAGGTTGCGTTCGAACCGCGTGAGCTCGAGGACATCGCGGGGCTCACGGGTGTACGGGTGAACGTCGACGCCGCGCCGGTCGAGGACGAACTCTCCGGATCGGGCGGGCTGGATGCGCGGCAGAAGCGCAACCTGGAGCTGATGCTGGAGCTCGCTCGGGCCAAGCCGCAGTCGGCGGAGCGGGTGCTCAGGCTCGAGTTCAACGCCGCGCCGGTCGAACTGTTCGGGGACGAAGCTGGACGTGTGCGCGCCGTGCGCATCGAACGAACGGGACTGGTCCCCGGGACGGATGGGCGTCTGCGTGCGGTTGGCACCGGCGAGTTCCACGAGCTCGAAGCCGGGCTCGTGTTTCGCTCGATCGGCTACCTGGGTATGCCGCTCGTCGGCGCGCCGTTCGACCAAACCAAGGGTGTCATTCCCAATCTGGATGGCCGGGTCACGAGCGGTGCCGGCAACGAGATCTTGCCGGGCACCTACGCAGTCGGCTGGATTCGCCGGGGACCCATTGGGGTCATCGGAACCAACAAGGCGGACGCCCAGGCGGTTGCGGAGCGGATGACCGAAGACGTTGCGACCCTGCCTGCCCCGGGGCCCGAGGCCGCACGCGATGCCATCGACACGTTGCTCGGGCGACGCGGAATCAGCGTGACCACCTACGCCGATTGGAGTCGAATCGATGCGCTCGAAGTCGACGCAGGTCGAGCGACCGGTAAGGTCCGCGAGAAGTTCGCGACCGTGGAGCAAATGATGAGCGGGCTGCTGCGTGCCGCGCCCCGCGATGTCGAGTGAGACAGCGCGCGCGGCGCGATGCGCGCCCCGAGAGCGTCAGGTCAGTCAGCGGACCTGCTTGTGCTTCGAGACGGATGCCGAAGCTCCGTCCGACCGTCGGTCCTGGCGGCTCCGGGGGCCGTTCGGCAGCGGTGGCGGTGCCGCTTGCCCGGGGAGGCGACGCTGTCCGCGGGGCCCGGTCGGCCACAAAACGACGTGTAAACGCGGATTTCGGAGCCGCTCCCCGAGTCCCCGCCAGCTGCGGGAGCGGGTTTGCGGGGGGCCTGTTCTGACCCTCTAGCTGCGCCCGCGGAGCGTGCTAGGGTCGCCCCCCGGTGACCCTCGAGAGAAACTACCCGTTCCTGTCGATCGCTGTCACGACTCAATACAGGAAAGGTTGGAATGCATGTCTGAAGGCACCATCAAGCGTTTGACGGATAAGGGTTTTGGCTTCATCGAGACCGGCTCGGGGAAAGACTTGTTCTTTCACATGTCGGCGGTCGAAGGCGTTCGTTTCGAGGACCTGCAGCAGGGTCAGCGAGTCTCGTTCACTGAGGGCCAGGGCCCGAAGGGACCGAGAGCCGAGAACGTCAAGGTGATCTGAACCTTGGGTGTGCGGGCGAGCGCCTGTCGTCGAGACGGGCGCTCTCGCCCAACACCACCCGGTGTTCTTTTGGAGGGACCCGCTGACGCTCATACCGCGCGGCGGGACAGTGTGCCCCAGAGCACACAAGCGGCAAGCGTGGGGGCGAGACAAGCAACGAAGAGCAACAGCGCGTCGGTTGGACGTTGCAGTCGCTCCACGTTGTAGCTCAACACCTCGATCGCGGTGACTACTGCGTCCGCCGTGATGACCAAGGCGAGAACCTTCGCGAGCGAGTGGCGGTAACGGCGCGCCAGCAGGACCAGCCCGAGCGCCAGCAGGCAGTCGAAGGCGAGCCAGGCGTCTCTCACCCACGGCGCCGGAAACCAGCGCGCATCCATCAGCCCCAGGCCCAGCGTCCAGGGTACCAACGCCAGACCGAGTGCCCACAACACCGGAGTGGGACCCCTGAGGAGCGTGCGCAGACCAAAACGCAGCAGGCTTCCGTGTGCAAACGCGCGGAATGACTCGAGCAGGCCGATGAGGAGGGAGCTCCTCCGTTCCACGACCAGGTAGACAGGCTCCCAGCGCGCCGGGTGCAGCTTGGCCTTGAATGCAGCGACCCCGGAGAAATCGTAGAGCGGTCGCGCAGCGGATCGCGTGCGTTGCATCCAGGGCTCCACTGGACCGCGGAGCGGCGCGAGGCCCAACGTGACGAACTGGGCTCCTTCGCCGCCGACGCTGCGCATGGCGAAGTCGATCAACAGCTCGGCCGTGCCGTTCGGCGAAGCCGGTTTACGCAACAGATCCTCGAAGAACCAGCCCGCCCTTCCGTAGGCTGGAACCGCGGCAAGAAATCCCAGGGTTCTGCCGTCGCGCTCGGCGACGAAATAGCGCCGCTCCGCCCGGTGCTCGAACGGTTGAACATCGACCAGAAAACCCATGGGGGCCATGCTGCGCGAGGACAACCAGAGAGTGATGAGCCTCTCGATGGCCAGTCTGAGTGGCGAGCCCGCGTCGAGCTCGCTGGGGTCGACGGCACGGACACTGACGCCTTTGCGGGTGGCGCGCCGCAGCTGGTATCGGAGTGAGGGGTGTGCGGCCAGGACATCGTTCCAGCATGACGGGTCCCAGACGGGTTGTTCGCCAACGAGCAGGTGTTTCAGACCTGGATCGGCGTGCAGCGCCGGACTCTCGGACGCAAAAAAACATGCGCGCTTTCCGGCTCGGCGCGCGCGGGCGAAAAACAAGCTGGCGATCTCCGCCGCGCGCGCTTCCGCAGCCACGGGATCACCCGCGCCGACCCAGGCGGAACCCGTGTCCACGTACGCCACGCACGCGTCAGGGTCGACGAACCAGTAACAAAACCCGCGCTCCAGCAGCTGAAATGACGTCGCGTTCCGCCCGAACCGTCGCAGTAGGTCGAGCACTCGCGCGTGCTCGTCGTCTGGCGTGGATTCGGGCTCACCCTGCTCCATCGAAAACTTCGGGAGGGCTCGCCCCGCAGTCGCGGCGGACGGCGGGCCGCTCAGTTGTCGATGACCTCGACCGGGGCGTCCCCCTCGGTGCCAACGATGCGCTGCAGATCTTCCAGGAAGCCCCCGAACACGTCGCCCAGCGTTTCTGCTCCGTGTGCCATGGGGAGATCGATTCCCCACTCTGAAGCGGGACGGGTCGCGACGTCGTCCGGCATGGGCCAGCGGTGGGAAATGACCGCGACGGTACGCGCGCTGAGTGCGAGGTCGGAGGCAGGCCGGGCACACAGCGCCTGTGCGCGCTCGATCTCTTGCCGGAGTGCTTTCGACGAAACCGTTGCCTTCACCGAGCTGAGTGCGTCGGCGAGGGCGTGAATCGTGGGGAACTTGCTGCCCGGTTCACCGTCTTCGAGGTGATGCTGCAAGTTGTCGCGCAGGAGTGCGTAGGTGATCCAGCGTCGCTCGGTGGAGCCTCCGGGACCGCTGAAGATTAGGCTCATTTCTGAAACTCCTGGAGGTGCCGACGCCGAGACGCAGAGACGCAGAGACGCAGGGTGCGGGGGAAAGATTCGCTTGGGGCGGGGGAGATGTCAAAGTCCGGCGGGGGCCCGCCCGCGCTCCGCGTCAGACGTACGTGTTCTTGGTTGGGGGCGCCTCGATCGTTGTGGGATCGGGGGCGTACTCCGGGGGTGGCATCCGGAACAGCAACCCCGGGACCAGCGTGGTGATGACGGTGTAGACGATGACGGCCCCGGTCAGCGTCGGCGACGCACCGAAGTCGTCCCGCAGGATGCCAGCGATGACCAGCCCGAAGACCAAGGTGGGCAAGAGTGCTACCGCCACGCGCACCGCCTTGTCGGCAGGCTCACGCATCGCGGTCCTTCTGTGCACCGCTACCAGGAAGACACGAAGCGGAATGAACAGGAGGCAAAACCCACCGCCGAGGAGCAGCGCGCCGAGACCGAAGTCCGCCTTCTCGAGCCGCAGCCCCGCAGCAAAGAAGTAAAAAGGGATGAACACCGAACCGAATAGCTCGACGGCGTTCAACATCTGTTCCGAGGCCATCGCCGGGAGCTGCTTGCGGAAACGCTGCGCGGCGACACCAACCAGAAACGCACCGACCAGGTAGTAGACGCCGAGTTTCTTGGTCAAGAACGCGCACACGACGGCGAGCATGAGCAAGAACGCGAACTCGCTCTTGGGGGCAAACGGCGCGATCTTCTGGGCGAAGAATCGGAACGCCATCGGCAGGACGACGATCATCGCCGTGAGCGCGACGACCGACACCGCGAAACGAGCCAGCGTAGTGGTTTGAATCACCACGAACATCGTACCGAGCGCCAAGAGCTCGGCGGCGATCGCTTTCAGCTTGACCCAGAACCGCTCCTCCTCGGACAGGTCGAAGCGGCTGATCGCCTGAAAAATGAAGCCGGTCGACGGGGTCAAGAGCGCGAGCGCAAACAGCGCCGCGGGCCGCAGTCCGAGCTCGAGCCACACGGCCAGCGCTCCCGCCGTCGCACCCAGGAGTGCAGTCCTCACCAGCAGGTGCACACTGAGCACCGAGAGCCCCTTGCGGAGCGCCGCCGAGTCGAGCTCGAGGCCGGCGAACAAGAACAGCGAGGCGATCCCCAGGGTCGACAGCATTCGGATCGTGGGATCCTGTCGGAAGAGATCGAACCCGATGCCGAAGAGCGCGCCGACGGCCAGGCTAGTCACCGGTGCAGGAATGCGGAACCGCTCCAGTGCACGCGGCACCACGAACAGGCCCAAGAGTAGGCCGATGTAGTGCAGTTCGGACATTCAAAGTTGGGTGCAGCTACGCACCAGGGACCTTGGTGTGTTGCACGAGGAGCGTCAGGTAGCCATTCATTCC from Myxococcales bacterium includes the following:
- a CDS encoding serine/threonine protein kinase, producing the protein MTEDDTLLGATEAPTLVRPTVDALREAREGSTDVDETVLADEEMRTRKGALRALFIALVIYVVSTTAIPEKTTFGWVIIAVYCAAAIVIGTLLALSGTYAYGVRVSTVIGVTVILLALGSCLYFGVIGGPIIVLPTVVYYYGLGDSKARRRWVAGTAIGGHALLTLLAAAGVVRPTGLIPADALAGSVYILVSGFCIATLLGMTYWLSHRSRVSTLQAMSALDRARRELRQRDVLLDEAREDLDRVVAGARAGRLTGRRVDNLRVLNLIGRGAMGEVYRAARVDSEEPVALKVLHPHLAESEGQVTRFLREAQIIGGLKSPYIPTLFGSGTDADGSPYLVMELLEGLDLAADLRLRASLPLGEIDQLVEEACLALHAAHEASVVHRDIKPQNLFLTVKPRVSWKVLDFGVSMIMSNSGTLTQGGAIGTPAYMAPEQALGSSVDRRADVFSLGAVVYRALTGRPAFQGTSGPATVYAALRYQPVRPGELVPVDSDVESVLALALAKKADLRLASAKELAVAWRAARKHELSAELRLRAERLLTAHAWGTDYSVK
- a CDS encoding YqcC family protein, whose protein sequence is MPRVEHEEVRARLDAVIEAMKHAGVWDVEEPSGAAYGDMGPFGMNTMAFVQWLRWVFVPNVEALIEKQGPWPRSSSVSVQAAREGDTDPAVDSLVDALSRFDDLFGETDAR
- a CDS encoding SDR family NAD(P)-dependent oxidoreductase, producing the protein MADRPHVFLTGASSGIGESMARAWLAAGAAVTLLARRESPLLALASTAPERSHVIVADLSQDFSPGALFDEAEQALGPCDVLVNNAGVQIVEPAHETSWERGAAVLTVDLLAPLRLTQEALRRMIPRRRGTIVDIASMAALAPTPGMFFYNAAKGGLAGASEGLCVEARRHGVHVVTVYPGPVTSAMEAAGRAAFEPSTAVSLTPTGNSDSLARLVMAAVERRRARVIYPRSYALARMFPGLTRWFTDRLTPPLKQLPP
- a CDS encoding FAD-dependent oxidoreductase; protein product: MTSTPRLGSAERPVRVAVVGAGPAGFFTAEFLLRSESPSFAVDVFERLPTPFGLVRAGVAPDHQKIKAVTKTFERTAKNQRFRYFGNVEIGKDLSVAELQEHYDQIVFAVGSASDRRLGIPGEELGGCHAATAFVGWYNAHPDFRDFPFDLAAERAVVVGVGNVALDISRILLRSPDELAKTDIADHALTALRASRVREVVLLARRGPAQVAFEPRELEDIAGLTGVRVNVDAAPVEDELSGSGGLDARQKRNLELMLELARAKPQSAERVLRLEFNAAPVELFGDEAGRVRAVRIERTGLVPGTDGRLRAVGTGEFHELEAGLVFRSIGYLGMPLVGAPFDQTKGVIPNLDGRVTSGAGNEILPGTYAVGWIRRGPIGVIGTNKADAQAVAERMTEDVATLPAPGPEAARDAIDTLLGRRGISVTTYADWSRIDALEVDAGRATGKVREKFATVEQMMSGLLRAAPRDVE
- a CDS encoding cold shock domain-containing protein produces the protein MSEGTIKRLTDKGFGFIETGSGKDLFFHMSAVEGVRFEDLQQGQRVSFTEGQGPKGPRAENVKVI
- a CDS encoding DUF2156 domain-containing protein; this encodes MEQGEPESTPDDEHARVLDLLRRFGRNATSFQLLERGFCYWFVDPDACVAYVDTGSAWVGAGDPVAAEARAAEIASLFFARARRAGKRACFFASESPALHADPGLKHLLVGEQPVWDPSCWNDVLAAHPSLRYQLRRATRKGVSVRAVDPSELDAGSPLRLAIERLITLWLSSRSMAPMGFLVDVQPFEHRAERRYFVAERDGRTLGFLAAVPAYGRAGWFFEDLLRKPASPNGTAELLIDFAMRSVGGEGAQFVTLGLAPLRGPVEPWMQRTRSAARPLYDFSGVAAFKAKLHPARWEPVYLVVERRSSLLIGLLESFRAFAHGSLLRFGLRTLLRGPTPVLWALGLALVPWTLGLGLMDARWFPAPWVRDAWLAFDCLLALGLVLLARRYRHSLAKVLALVITADAVVTAIEVLSYNVERLQRPTDALLLFVACLAPTLAACVLWGTLSRRAV
- a CDS encoding cation:proton antiporter; this translates as MSELHYIGLLLGLFVVPRALERFRIPAPVTSLAVGALFGIGFDLFRQDPTIRMLSTLGIASLFLFAGLELDSAALRKGLSVLSVHLLVRTALLGATAGALAVWLELGLRPAALFALALLTPSTGFIFQAISRFDLSEEERFWVKLKAIAAELLALGTMFVVIQTTTLARFAVSVVALTAMIVVLPMAFRFFAQKIAPFAPKSEFAFLLMLAVVCAFLTKKLGVYYLVGAFLVGVAAQRFRKQLPAMASEQMLNAVELFGSVFIPFYFFAAGLRLEKADFGLGALLLGGGFCLLFIPLRVFLVAVHRRTAMREPADKAVRVAVALLPTLVFGLVIAGILRDDFGASPTLTGAVIVYTVITTLVPGLLFRMPPPEYAPDPTTIEAPPTKNTYV